The nucleotide sequence CTCCCATCTCTTCTCCCATGTGTCCAGATTCCAGGGGGGCTCCGCGACGATTTTCATCCCCCCAGAATCTTTTCCCGATTCTTCTGATAGATGACCAATCCCCTGTGGATCGCTTCGACCACGGCCCGGGGTGAAATGGTCGCCCCTGTGATCTGATCGATCTCTCCCCCGTCCTTCTTGACGGCCCAGCGGGTGTTGTCGAGTCGCCTGCCCACAAACTGCTGCCTGAATGACTTGTTGACGATCTTGGCCCCCAGTCCCGGGGTTTCCATCTGGCTCACGATCTCCACCCCGAGGATCACTCCCTCAGGATCCAAACCGAGCATGATCTCGATATCCCCTCCATACCCGTGGCGGGAGACGACCACAAAGGCGATCCCCGTCAGCTTGCCGCCACGCCTGCCCCGAAAAAATGTGACCTCCTCTGGTTCGCCCCTCCCGGTCTTGCCGACCTGAAGCCGCACCGTGTCCTTGTCCGGTTCGTTGTCGATGTCCGGGAGAACCGCCCGGATCGCCCTCAGCACTTCTAGCCTCTTCTGGTGGGCTATCCGGTCCCTGGTGGCCTCATAGACCTGCGACAGGGCGAGGGCCGATACCAGGCAGATGGTGGTTAAAACCAGTATCAGTTTCAAAATCTCTTTCATTATTCGGTGACCCTTGAAAAGCCCCCCATGGGCGACCGCTTGGGAATCTAGGTTTCCTTGGACTCAACCCATCCAAAGGGTTTTGGAGCCGTGAGACGGTCGATCAGGGGTGTTGTCGCGTTCATCAGAAGAATCGAGAACGAGACCCCTTCCGGATACCCTCCGAAATCCCGTATGATAAAGGTGATAAGGCCGCAACCCACACCGAAGAGGATCATACCGGGTCCTGTTACCGGTGATGTCACCAGATCGGTGGCCATGAATACGGCACCGAGGAATAGCCCTCCGGTCACAAGGTGGAAGAGGGGATTGATGAACCTGTGAGGATTGATAACCCACACCACCGTGGCTGCCACAAGGACAGTTCCGAGGAAGGCCACAGGGATATGCCAGGAAATCACTCTCCGGGCGAGGAGATAGACCCCCCCTATGGCCAGAGCAATGACGGAGACCTCCCCGATACACCCTCCCACGTTTCCCACGAGGGGTCCGATCAGCCCTGTCATGGTGAATCCCTCGAGGCTGCCTTTCAGCATGAGGTGGGTCTTCATTGCTCCCAGGGGGGTGGCTGAAGTCACCGCATCGGCCACATTGAAAAAGGAGGATGTGGGCTTCCACCAGGTGGTCATCTGCACGGGGAAAGAGATGAGCAGTACCACCCTAGCCACCAGGGCCGGGTTGAAGGGGTTGTTCCCCAACCCCCCGTATATCTGTTTGCCCAGGACGATTGCAAGGGCGGCACCGATAAGAGCCATCCACCACGGGGAGCCCGGAGGGAGATTGAGCGCCAGGAGGAGTCCCGTGACCGCGGCGCTCCAATCGGTGATTGTCACTCTCTTACCCATGGCTTTCTGGGTCAGGGCCTCGATGGCCATGGCAGAGCCTGTGCATACCAAGACGATGAGAAGAGCATGAAATCCGAACAGATAGATCCCCGTAACCGTGGCCGGCGCAAGGGCGATAAGGACCGATCCCATGATCCTCGGCACGGACTCTTCACTCCGAAGGTGGGGTGATGCGGAGACGACAAACCGTTGATCATTCATGACACGAACCCGTTGTGATTCTCATTGTTCCAGCCCTGCCCATGGAGATAAGGAGGGCAAAGCCTCCTATTTTTTCCTCTTCTTGGCCATAATCTCCGCCTTGGCGTACTTGATGAGGTGGACCAGGGGGATTTTTGCCGGACAGGAGAAGGCGCAGGAACCGCATTCGATACAATCCAACGCATAGTATCTCTCGGCCTGGTCGAAGAGGCCCCTGGATGCAAAAGTACCTATGAAGTTGGGCAGTAGGTTCATGGGGCACACCCTCACACACGTTCCACATCGGATGCAGGTCCGGGCCTCCTCCAGCCTGACCCTTGAGCGGGGCAGAACCAGCACCCCGGAGGTTCCCTTGATCACGGGAACCTCTGTTGTGTACTGGCTTATCCCCATCATGGGCCCTCCGAGTACCAGCTTTCCCGGCGTTTCCCTGAACCCCCCGCAGGCCTCCAGGAGTGAACCCACCGGGGTCCCGATCCTGACCCTCAGGTTCTTGGGTTCCCGGATGCCTTCGCCGGTCACAGTCACCACTCTCTCTATGAGAGGAATCCCCAGCCTCACCGCCTGATCCACAGCCGCAGCAGTCCCAACGTTCTGAACCAGGACCCCCACATCCATGGGAAGCCCTCCGGAAGGCGGGACCTCCCGGTTCACGATGGTCTTTATGAGCTGTTTTTCAGCGCCTTGGGGATATTTCACCTCCAGCGGCACCACCGTCGCTTCTCTCGAATCCGGCCCGAGAACTCCTTTCACGGCGTCAATGGCTTCCGGTTTGTTCTTTTCGATGGCGATGAATGCCCTCTCCACCCCGAGGATGGTCTTCATGATCCTCATGCCGGTGATCACCTTTTCCGGTTCTTCCAGCATGAGCCGGTAGTCGGCCGTCAGGTAAGGTTCGCACTCGGCCCCGTTGATGATGAGCGTGTCTATGGGCTTGCCTTCCGGGGGGCTGAGCTTTACATGGGTGGGGAAGGTGGCTCCACCCATTCCCACGATCCCCTTTTCCCGGATAATGGCCCTCAGTTCGTCCGGAGAGAGGGAGGCGAAGTCCTCCTGGCCGCCCGCTCCGTCTGCGCATGTGTCGAGGCCGTCGGGTTCTATCTCTATGGCCGGGAGGTCTTTCCCGAGGGGGTGGGGGAAGCTGTCGATCTTGATGACCTTCCCCGAGGTCGGGGCATGAACCGGGACGGACACGAATCCCCTTGCCTCGCCGATCTTCTGCCCCTTCTTGACGGTGTCGCCCTGAGATACCACGGGCTCGCACGGGGCTCCGATGTGCTGCGACAGGGGAACGACGAGCCGCTCCGGGAGAGGCGCCGGTTCGATCGCCTTGTCTCTCGAAAGTTCCTTCCTGTCCCGGGGATGAACCCCTCCCTTGAAACGAAAGACCTTAGACATAGCACCAAAGGATTCCGATCAGTCCGGGTTCACCATGGCGATGGCATGAACCGGACAGACAGAACAACAGATTCTGCAGCCGATACAGCGCTCCTCATCGACGAGACGGGTCTTGCCGGGCTCACCGGAAATGGCATCAACGGGACAGGCCGCTTCGCAGAGGGCGTGTCCCTTGCACCTTTCAGGATCGATGCGCGCCTTGGGAGTTTGTGAAACAAGGCTCGTAATGTTTCCTGTAGGACACGAGTCGACGCACAACCCGCACTGCCGGCACCGGGTATAGTCCATGACGGCCAGGCCGTCATCGAGGGTAATTGCCTCATAGGGGCAGATCCTGACGCAAGCACCACAGCCGATACAGCCCACGGTGCAGACCCTCTTGACCTGTGCCCCTTTGTCGTGGGAGTGGCATCTGATATGAACACTCGCCTCTCGGGGAGCAAGGAGGAGCACTCCTTTGGGGCAGTTCTTCACGCAGACGCCGCATCCTGTACACGTCTCCCTATCGATCACGGGAAGGCCGTCCTCGTCCATGTGGATGGCACCAAAGGGACAGACCCTCTCGCACGTTCCCAATCCCAGGCAACCGTAAGCACAGCCCTTGTCTCCACCCGAGACGAGGACGGCCGCCCTGCAGTCGCTGACCCCGTCATACTCGAACTTCGATCGTGCCTCCCCTTTGCCGCCCTTGCAGAGGAGCACTGCCACGTAGCTCTCCGTCGAAGGGACGGCCGCACCCATGAGTTCGGCGATCAGGCGGGCCACCTCCTGGCCTCCAGGGACGCACGCGTTGAGAGGTGCTTCCCCTTCCACCACCGCCTTGGCGAAGGCACTGCAGCCTGCCGTACCGCAGGCGCCGCAGTTGGCTCCTGGGAGGATCTGTTCGACCCTCTCTATCAGAGGATTTCTCCGAACCGCAAACTTCCTTGCAGCCAACCCCAGACCGAGACTCGCCACAAGGCCGATTCCGCTCAAGGTGAGAACCGCCTCAATCATTGCTCGCTCTCAAATGCCCAAAATCTCGAACATCCCTCATGCATACCAGCAGTGGCAGGTGCCGGAAACCCCGTTTGAGGGCTTCAACGTACCGGGCGGTTTCCCGGGCCGAAACAGGACCGGGCCAGGAAACAGTGCCCTTCTTGCTGGTCCGTCCAACCCGGGGCAGGCCGGTCTCCCCTCTTCCTATTTGACCAACCCGGAAAACCCCATAAAGGCAAGAGAGAGAAGTCCAGCCGTAATCAAGGCAATGGCCGTCCCCCTGAACGCGGCGGGTACATCCGCCAGAGCGATCCGCTCCCTGAGCCCGGAAAAGAGGACCAGAGCGAGAGTAAACCCCACGGAGGCGCCGAAGCCGAAAAACAGGGTCTCCACAAAATCGTGCTCTTTCTGGATGTTCAGGATCGAAACCCCCAGAACGGCACAGTTTGTTGTAATCAAAGGTAGATAGATGCCCAGAGCCTGATAGAGCAACGGGCTTATCTTCTGCATCACGATCTCAACGAGCTGGACCAGTGCGGCTATGACGAGGATGAAGGCGATGGTTTGGAGGTATTCGATACCAAAAGGTTGGAGAAAGGCCTGATGGATCACCCAAGTCACAACCGATGCAACGGTCATGACGAAGATAACAGCAAAGCCCATTCCCAGGGCTGTTTCAGTCCGCCTGGAGACACCCAGAAAGGGACAGATGCCGAGAAACCGGGCCAGGACGAAGTTGTTGACCAGAACCACGCCGACGAACAGAACGATCAGCTTCACCGCTGCCCCCAAAAAAGGAAACACAGACACCCCCCGGCCTCGGTGCTACGCCACGACAAGAACACGATAAGAACCGGTGAGTCTCTGCTCCCGTATAGATGCTACTGGTACCTCAATATCCTATGGGTGTCAAGGGGCAGAATCGACAAAATCTTCATCGTCCCCCAGAAACGGTGTTGGGCAGGCGTGATAACTAATGGAAATCACAGATTTATTACAGTTTCGGGTCGGGTGATCTGCCTCGAGATCTCGAGCAGTGGCGACGGCCGCATTCTGCATTTCCTGATCACCCGTGGACCTTGTGGACCCGGGGAAGACCATGCCTTGAGGGCCCCGTAAATTTTCGTACCAGCCTCCTTGACATGCAAACCGATTTCTGGTAATAAGATTATCCGCCTTTTAAAGTCGGAATGGGTGAAGGCCCTTTTGAATGGAGGAGACGCCCCTTCTTTGAGCCGGGAGACCGAAAGAGGTCCTTGGATCGGGAGAGAGGGGACGAGAAGGGCCAGTCTTGACAAAATCATTTATTCTTATTAATCTAGAAATTGTGTTTTTTTCAAAGATCGGGGTGTGTTGAATGCCTACAATCAACCAACTGTTGCGCCATTCCCGTGTGGCAGTAAAGAAAAAGACCGGGGCACCCGCCCTGAGGGAGTGCCCCCAGAAGAGGGGGGTCTGTGTCCGGGTCTATACCTCCACGCCCAAGAAGCCCAATTCCGCTCTGAGAAAAGTCGCCAGGGTTCGTCTTACCAACGGAATCGAAGTGACCACGTATATCCCTGGAGTGGGCCACAACCTGCAGGAGCACTCGGTAGTTCTCATCCGGGGGGGACGTGTCAAAGACCTTCCGGGTGTAAGATATCATATTATTCGGGGTACTCTGGATTCGATGGGGGTTCAGGACCGCAGGCAGGGACGATCGAAATATGGAACAAAAAGGCCGAAGTAGCCAGGGCCTTTTTTTTTGCAGGTGCAGGGAGAGGTTTCAGAGGTGCCGAGAAGAAGAGAGGTTCCGAAAAGGCCGATTATTCCTGATCCGAAATACCACGACAAGATGGTTGCCAAGTTCATCAACGGGTTGATGATGAAGGGCAAGAAGAGCGTGGCCGAACGCATTTGTTATGGTTCATTCGACTATATTCAGGAAAGAACCAATCAAGATCCTCTCGAAGTCTTCAAAAGGGCCATCAAGAATGTGATGCCTGCAATCGAGGTAAAGTCTCGCCGAGTGGGTGGTTCCACTTACCAGGTTCCTGTGGAGGTGCGACCCGAGAGAAAGCTGGCTCTGGCCATGCGATGGCTCATTGGTTACGCGCGGCAACGGGGAGAAAAGACAATGCAGGAGCGCCTCGCATCAGAGCTGCTCGATGCTGCCAGTCACCGGGGAGCTGCGGTCAAGAAGAGGGAAGATACCCACAAGATGGCCGAAGCCAACAAGGCCTTCGCACACTATCGTTGGTAAAACCGATCGGTCTTTCATCTGGAAAGGTGAACGAGTTGAGAAGGCTCAGTGTGCCTGATAGTCCTTTTTTTTATGCTTTTCCATTTTGGTGGCTCCTGTTGGGGATGATCGCTTTGGTACGGATGATCGCTCTTGAGAAGATAAGAAATATCGGAATGATGGCCCACATCGATGCGGGCAAGACCACAACCACCGAGCGGATTCTCTATTACACGGGAGTGACCTATCGGATGGGGGAAGTCGATGAGGGCTCGGCTGTCATGGATTGGATGGAGCAGGAGCAGGAGAGGGGAATCACCATCACCTCCGCTGCAACGACCTGCTTCTGGAAAGGGCATAGGATCAATATCATCGATACTCCGGGCCATGTGGATTTCACCATCGAGGTGGAGCGATCTTTGAGGGTGCTGGACGGGGCTGTTGCCATCTTTGACGGTGTGGCAGGGGTGGAGCCTCAGTCAGAGACCGTGTGGAAACAGGCCGACAAGTTCGGTATACCGAGGCTTGCCTTTATCAATAAGATGGACCGCCCGGGGGCGGATTTTTTTGGGAGCGTCGATTCCATGGTGGTGAAGCTTCACGCCAGACCTCTGCCGATACAGATTCCCCTGGGAGAAGGAGAAGAACTGGAGGGCGTGGTTGATCTAATCACGATGAGGGCCTGGGTGTACGAGGAGAGCACCCTGGGGGCCCGTTACAGACAGATAGAGATCCCGGATACTTCTCGCCGGACCGCTGACCGATACAGGGAGCATATCCTGGAGACGGTGGCAGATCAGAGCGAAGCCCTGCTGGAGGCCTATATCGAGGGCAGGGAGATTCCGGTCCTTGAGATCAAGAAGGCCGTGCGCCGTGCCACCCTCAACAGGGAGGTCGTGCCCGTACTATGCGGTTCGGCGTTCAAGAACAAAGGGGTACAGCCCCTTCTCGACGCCATTGTCGACTATCTCCCCTCACCAAAGGATATCCCTCCGGTGGTGGGAAGGAACCTTCGAGGAGAGGAGGAGAGAAGGCGGGCCGGGGATGATCAGCCCTTCACGGCCCTCGCCTTCAAGATCATGGCGGACCCCTATGTGGGGACCCTGACCTATTTCCGGGTCTATTCGGGGAAGGCTTGCAGGGGGTCCTACGTCTTCAATGCGAGCAAGCAGAAGGCTGAGCGACTCGGGCGCCTCCTGAAGATCCATGCAAACCAAAGGGAAGAGATCGAGGAGGTCCACTCAGGTGATATCTTTGCAGCCGTGGGGCTCAAGTACACCAGGACCGGGGATACCATTTGCGATGAGGCCTATCCCATCGTGCTCGAGTCCATCCAGGCGCCTGCGCCTGTGATCTCGGTCGCAGTGGAGCCCCGTTCCAGGGAGGAGAGGGAGAAGCTGGGCCGGGCCTTGCAGCGACTGGCCATGGAGGACCTCTCTTTCCAGGTGAAGACCAATGAGGAGACCGGAGAGACGATCCTCGCCGGAATGGGTGAACTCCATTTGGAGGTTCTCCTTGCCCGTCTTCAGCGGGAGTTCAAGGTCGGAGCCAGAGTGGGAAAGCCGAGGGTGGCCTATCGTGAGACCGTGACCCGCCCTGCAGAGGGCGAGGGGAGGTTCGTGAAACAGACCGGAGGTCATGGACAGTACGGCCATGTTCGACTCCGCGTCGGCCCTGGAACCCCTGGAGAGGGGTTACGGTTCAGGAGCGCCGTCGTGGGCGGCAGGGTACCGAACCAGTTTGTTCCAGCCGTCCAAAAGGGTGTTC is from Deltaproteobacteria bacterium and encodes:
- a CDS encoding RnfABCDGE type electron transport complex subunit G; its protein translation is MKEILKLILVLTTICLVSALALSQVYEATRDRIAHQKRLEVLRAIRAVLPDIDNEPDKDTVRLQVGKTGRGEPEEVTFFRGRRGGKLTGIAFVVVSRHGYGGDIEIMLGLDPEGVILGVEIVSQMETPGLGAKIVNKSFRQQFVGRRLDNTRWAVKKDGGEIDQITGATISPRAVVEAIHRGLVIYQKNREKILGG
- a CDS encoding RnfABCDGE type electron transport complex subunit D; translation: MNDQRFVVSASPHLRSEESVPRIMGSVLIALAPATVTGIYLFGFHALLIVLVCTGSAMAIEALTQKAMGKRVTITDWSAAVTGLLLALNLPPGSPWWMALIGAALAIVLGKQIYGGLGNNPFNPALVARVVLLISFPVQMTTWWKPTSSFFNVADAVTSATPLGAMKTHLMLKGSLEGFTMTGLIGPLVGNVGGCIGEVSVIALAIGGVYLLARRVISWHIPVAFLGTVLVAATVVWVINPHRFINPLFHLVTGGLFLGAVFMATDLVTSPVTGPGMILFGVGCGLITFIIRDFGGYPEGVSFSILLMNATTPLIDRLTAPKPFGWVESKET
- the rsxC gene encoding electron transport complex subunit RsxC, which produces MSKVFRFKGGVHPRDRKELSRDKAIEPAPLPERLVVPLSQHIGAPCEPVVSQGDTVKKGQKIGEARGFVSVPVHAPTSGKVIKIDSFPHPLGKDLPAIEIEPDGLDTCADGAGGQEDFASLSPDELRAIIREKGIVGMGGATFPTHVKLSPPEGKPIDTLIINGAECEPYLTADYRLMLEEPEKVITGMRIMKTILGVERAFIAIEKNKPEAIDAVKGVLGPDSREATVVPLEVKYPQGAEKQLIKTIVNREVPPSGGLPMDVGVLVQNVGTAAAVDQAVRLGIPLIERVVTVTGEGIREPKNLRVRIGTPVGSLLEACGGFRETPGKLVLGGPMMGISQYTTEVPVIKGTSGVLVLPRSRVRLEEARTCIRCGTCVRVCPMNLLPNFIGTFASRGLFDQAERYYALDCIECGSCAFSCPAKIPLVHLIKYAKAEIMAKKRKK
- a CDS encoding RnfABCDGE type electron transport complex subunit B, which translates into the protein MIEAVLTLSGIGLVASLGLGLAARKFAVRRNPLIERVEQILPGANCGACGTAGCSAFAKAVVEGEAPLNACVPGGQEVARLIAELMGAAVPSTESYVAVLLCKGGKGEARSKFEYDGVSDCRAAVLVSGGDKGCAYGCLGLGTCERVCPFGAIHMDEDGLPVIDRETCTGCGVCVKNCPKGVLLLAPREASVHIRCHSHDKGAQVKRVCTVGCIGCGACVRICPYEAITLDDGLAVMDYTRCRQCGLCVDSCPTGNITSLVSQTPKARIDPERCKGHALCEAACPVDAISGEPGKTRLVDEERCIGCRICCSVCPVHAIAMVNPD
- the rsxA gene encoding electron transport complex subunit RsxA, producing MKLIVLFVGVVLVNNFVLARFLGICPFLGVSRRTETALGMGFAVIFVMTVASVVTWVIHQAFLQPFGIEYLQTIAFILVIAALVQLVEIVMQKISPLLYQALGIYLPLITTNCAVLGVSILNIQKEHDFVETLFFGFGASVGFTLALVLFSGLRERIALADVPAAFRGTAIALITAGLLSLAFMGFSGLVK
- a CDS encoding 30S ribosomal protein S12 — encoded protein: MPTINQLLRHSRVAVKKKTGAPALRECPQKRGVCVRVYTSTPKKPNSALRKVARVRLTNGIEVTTYIPGVGHNLQEHSVVLIRGGRVKDLPGVRYHIIRGTLDSMGVQDRRQGRSKYGTKRPK
- the rpsG gene encoding 30S ribosomal protein S7; translation: MPRRREVPKRPIIPDPKYHDKMVAKFINGLMMKGKKSVAERICYGSFDYIQERTNQDPLEVFKRAIKNVMPAIEVKSRRVGGSTYQVPVEVRPERKLALAMRWLIGYARQRGEKTMQERLASELLDAASHRGAAVKKREDTHKMAEANKAFAHYRW
- the fusA gene encoding elongation factor G: MVRMIALEKIRNIGMMAHIDAGKTTTTERILYYTGVTYRMGEVDEGSAVMDWMEQEQERGITITSAATTCFWKGHRINIIDTPGHVDFTIEVERSLRVLDGAVAIFDGVAGVEPQSETVWKQADKFGIPRLAFINKMDRPGADFFGSVDSMVVKLHARPLPIQIPLGEGEELEGVVDLITMRAWVYEESTLGARYRQIEIPDTSRRTADRYREHILETVADQSEALLEAYIEGREIPVLEIKKAVRRATLNREVVPVLCGSAFKNKGVQPLLDAIVDYLPSPKDIPPVVGRNLRGEEERRRAGDDQPFTALAFKIMADPYVGTLTYFRVYSGKACRGSYVFNASKQKAERLGRLLKIHANQREEIEEVHSGDIFAAVGLKYTRTGDTICDEAYPIVLESIQAPAPVISVAVEPRSREEREKLGRALQRLAMEDLSFQVKTNEETGETILAGMGELHLEVLLARLQREFKVGARVGKPRVAYRETVTRPAEGEGRFVKQTGGHGQYGHVRLRVGPGTPGEGLRFRSAVVGGRVPNQFVPAVQKGVLEAMGKGIVAGYPVVDVEVVLLDGSYHEVDSSEMAFKIAASLGFKEAARRAAPVVLEPIMSVEVIVPEAFLGEVIGDLNTRRANILRIDSRPGTHVLVSEAPLAEMFGYATDLRSKTQGRATFTMRFSRYSPVPSGVDRVVMSMKA